A genomic stretch from Amycolatopsis sp. 195334CR includes:
- a CDS encoding DUF1996 domain-containing protein, translated as MRYDMGRHRISRRTKLTTGAIGLVLAVGAVVVNATAGDPAPASADGADKSLFVDILTVAPNVKKPTPQRKASKGTFTVDCGRNENGHFNPDNFIAQPGVRNGAQHLHDYVGNLSTNADSNNRSLARAGTTCKNGDKSTYFWPVLRINTEEAEPAENPPAEEQKAQRKQAQAADQQAKAEPRVDCPDVASQLPDEIPEPAQAAVETELGNLDGQLDAAEQKVQGGEDPAAVLEPLKGERAAAIDRMANAIDAEADKPQNLAELAPCGVKDQNNPGVANGDENSDNAQAEGTEQEAKQPQPEENDNNELEGNEGEIQRPEKVDLTFRGSPVTRVTAMPRFLRILYGDAKVTTNGPKNARDSWTCSGFEDRVLMNKYPICPEGSKVVRLHDFPSCWDGKNIDSANHRDHIVFPDQNGRCARGFRAVPQLRITLTYNVPRAVQVAGQYAVDSFPEEEHNPLSDHDDFANVMSQRIMWRLVNCVNRNKICQE; from the coding sequence ATGAGGTACGACATGGGCAGACATCGCATTTCCAGACGCACGAAACTGACCACCGGCGCGATCGGGCTGGTGCTCGCGGTCGGTGCGGTCGTGGTCAACGCGACCGCCGGTGACCCCGCACCGGCGAGCGCGGACGGCGCCGACAAGTCGCTGTTCGTCGACATCCTCACGGTGGCGCCGAACGTGAAGAAGCCCACGCCGCAGCGGAAAGCCAGCAAAGGTACGTTCACGGTCGACTGTGGACGGAACGAGAACGGGCACTTCAACCCGGACAACTTCATCGCCCAGCCCGGTGTCCGCAACGGCGCCCAGCACCTGCACGACTACGTGGGCAACCTGTCCACCAACGCCGATTCGAACAACCGCAGCCTGGCGCGCGCGGGCACCACGTGCAAGAACGGTGACAAATCCACCTATTTCTGGCCGGTGCTGCGGATCAACACCGAAGAAGCGGAGCCGGCGGAAAATCCGCCCGCGGAAGAACAGAAAGCGCAGCGGAAACAAGCGCAGGCGGCCGACCAGCAGGCCAAGGCCGAACCGCGGGTCGACTGCCCCGACGTGGCCAGCCAGCTCCCCGACGAAATCCCCGAACCCGCCCAGGCGGCGGTCGAAACCGAACTCGGCAACCTCGACGGCCAGCTCGACGCGGCCGAGCAGAAGGTGCAGGGCGGTGAGGACCCGGCGGCAGTGCTCGAACCGCTGAAGGGCGAGCGGGCGGCGGCGATCGACCGGATGGCGAACGCGATCGACGCCGAAGCCGACAAGCCCCAGAACCTGGCGGAACTGGCGCCGTGCGGGGTCAAGGACCAGAACAACCCCGGCGTGGCCAACGGTGACGAGAACAGCGACAACGCCCAGGCCGAAGGCACCGAACAGGAGGCGAAGCAGCCGCAGCCCGAGGAGAACGACAACAACGAACTCGAGGGCAACGAGGGCGAGATCCAGCGCCCGGAGAAGGTCGACCTGACCTTCCGCGGCAGCCCGGTCACCCGGGTCACCGCGATGCCGCGGTTCCTGCGGATCCTCTACGGCGACGCCAAGGTGACCACGAACGGCCCGAAGAACGCGCGTGATTCGTGGACCTGCAGCGGGTTCGAGGACCGGGTGCTGATGAACAAGTACCCGATCTGCCCCGAGGGCAGCAAGGTGGTGCGGCTGCACGACTTCCCGAGCTGCTGGGACGGGAAGAACATCGACTCGGCCAACCACCGCGACCACATCGTCTTCCCGGATCAGAACGGCCGTTGCGCCCGTGGTTTCCGCGCGGTGCCGCAGCTGCGGATCACGCTGACCTACAACGTGCCGCGGGCGGTGCAGGTGGCCGGGCAGTACGCGGTCGACTCCTTCCCGGAGGAGGAGCACAACCCGCTCAGCGACCACGACGACTTCGCGAACGTGATGTCGCAGCGCATCATGTGGCGACTGGTCAACTGCGTCAACCGCAACAAGATCTGCCAGGAGTGA
- a CDS encoding LysR family transcriptional regulator, protein MRMDLTVPQLRAVVEVADAGGFTSAAQRLHLAQSSLSRAIGEVERRVGVALFERTTRRLELTPEGAEFVRIARGVLGSFDAGMRHFAGFLAGTSGHVRVATLPSLAAILLPPVVAAYRRAHPSVELSIEDALSDEVLDRVRAGEVDLAVTVVTEPLPGLDVRELAADRFCGIFPPGHPPVRDWASLAGEPFIAFGTSSSIRRLADRALDTASVVTGRRIEARNIAAVAGLVAAGLGVSVVPGLVLPLVSFAGLEHAPLAGPALERTIAVVRDPARPLAPAVRAFVESLFTDRPALPPESLWLPR, encoded by the coding sequence ATGCGCATGGACTTGACCGTTCCGCAGCTGCGTGCCGTGGTCGAAGTGGCCGACGCCGGCGGCTTCACCAGCGCCGCCCAGCGCCTGCACCTGGCGCAGTCCTCGCTGAGCCGGGCGATCGGCGAGGTGGAGCGGCGCGTGGGCGTGGCCCTGTTCGAACGCACCACGCGCCGGCTGGAACTGACCCCGGAGGGAGCCGAGTTCGTCCGGATCGCCCGCGGGGTGCTCGGCTCCTTCGACGCCGGGATGCGGCACTTCGCCGGCTTCCTGGCCGGGACCAGCGGGCACGTGCGGGTGGCCACGCTGCCCTCGCTCGCGGCGATCCTGCTGCCGCCGGTCGTGGCGGCCTACCGGCGGGCGCACCCGTCGGTGGAACTGTCCATCGAGGACGCGTTGTCCGACGAGGTGCTGGACCGGGTCCGGGCCGGGGAGGTCGACCTCGCGGTGACGGTGGTGACCGAACCGCTGCCCGGTCTCGACGTGCGCGAGCTGGCGGCCGACCGGTTCTGCGGCATCTTCCCGCCCGGCCACCCGCCGGTGCGCGACTGGGCTTCGCTGGCGGGGGAGCCGTTCATCGCCTTCGGCACGTCGTCGAGCATCCGCCGCCTGGCCGACCGGGCGCTCGACACCGCGTCCGTGGTCACCGGGCGGCGCATCGAAGCCAGGAACATCGCCGCGGTGGCCGGGCTGGTGGCCGCGGGGCTGGGGGTGTCCGTGGTGCCGGGATTGGTGCTGCCGCTGGTTTCCTTCGCCGGGCTGGAGCACGCGCCGCTGGCCGGGCCCGCGTTGGAACGCACCATCGCGGTGGTGCGCGACCCCGCCCGCCCGCTGGCCCCGGCGGTGCGGGCCTTCGTCGAGTCGCTGTTCACCGACCGGCCCGCGCTGCCGCCGGAATCACTGTGGCTGCCACGGTGA
- a CDS encoding zinc-binding dehydrogenase gives MRVVRFTGPRQVELAECPPDPLGDGEVRVRTRFSGISAGTELTAYRGTNPYLTRTWNADLRLFTENAGTPGLSYPVVGWGYSEAGEVAEAAEGTGFRAGDQVWGIWGHRSEAVVPAEKLRRVPDGLDPLAASFARVGAVALNAVLSADLHLGEVVTIFGQGVIGLLATQMARRSGAEVVAVDGLAARRARALEAGAARALDPPGVAERVREHTGGAGADVAIELSGSYLALHEAIRTVTAGGRVVAAGFYQDEGCGLRLGEEFHHNRVELVSSQIGGVSARLSGRWDQARLNRTFLRLCAEGALDPVSLVTHRLPPSRVAEAYRLLDTGPGDALQIVLDFDQE, from the coding sequence GTGCGCGTTGTCCGGTTCACCGGGCCGCGGCAGGTCGAACTGGCCGAGTGCCCGCCCGATCCGCTCGGCGACGGCGAAGTCCGGGTGCGCACCCGGTTCTCCGGCATCTCGGCGGGCACCGAGTTGACCGCCTACCGCGGCACGAACCCGTACCTGACCCGCACCTGGAACGCGGACCTCCGGCTGTTCACCGAGAACGCCGGCACCCCGGGGCTGAGCTACCCGGTCGTCGGCTGGGGTTACTCCGAGGCGGGCGAGGTGGCCGAAGCCGCGGAAGGCACCGGATTCCGGGCGGGCGACCAGGTCTGGGGCATCTGGGGACATCGCAGCGAAGCCGTGGTGCCCGCGGAGAAGCTGCGGCGGGTGCCGGACGGTCTCGATCCGCTCGCCGCGTCGTTCGCCAGGGTCGGCGCGGTCGCGCTCAACGCCGTCCTGAGCGCGGACCTGCACCTCGGCGAGGTCGTGACGATCTTCGGCCAGGGCGTGATCGGCCTGCTGGCCACGCAGATGGCCCGGCGGAGCGGCGCCGAGGTGGTCGCGGTGGACGGGCTCGCGGCCCGGCGCGCGCGGGCGCTCGAGGCCGGTGCCGCGCGAGCCCTCGATCCCCCGGGGGTCGCGGAGCGCGTGCGCGAGCACACCGGCGGCGCGGGCGCGGACGTGGCGATCGAGCTGAGCGGGTCGTATCTGGCGCTGCACGAGGCGATCCGCACGGTCACCGCGGGCGGGCGCGTGGTCGCCGCCGGGTTCTACCAGGACGAGGGCTGCGGGCTGCGGCTCGGCGAGGAGTTCCACCACAACCGCGTCGAACTGGTCAGCTCGCAGATCGGCGGGGTGAGCGCGCGGCTGTCCGGGCGGTGGGACCAGGCGCGGCTCAACCGGACCTTCCTGCGGTTGTGCGCCGAGGGCGCGCTGGACCCGGTTTCGCTGGTGACCCACCGGCTCCCGCCGTCCCGGGTGGCCGAGGCCTACCGGCTGCTCGACACCGGTCCCGGTGACGCGCTGCAGATCGTGCTCGACTTCGACCAGGAGTGA
- a CDS encoding peroxidase-related enzyme (This protein belongs to a clade of uncharacterized proteins related to peroxidases such as the alkylhydroperoxidase AhpD.) gives MSDDVSRFPVVELDELPEDLRERIGVIAGKSGFVPNIFRALGHRPAELRAFLDYHDALMDRSDGLSKAERELVVVATSGANHCTYCVVAHGAILRIRAKDPELADRVSSNPWQVELDERGRAIVDLALALARDSARFGETELAAARAAGLTEDEIWDVGAITALFAMSNRLAHLTALRPNAEFFTMGR, from the coding sequence ATGAGCGATGACGTGAGCCGGTTCCCCGTGGTCGAACTCGACGAACTGCCCGAGGACCTGCGCGAACGCATCGGCGTGATCGCCGGGAAGTCCGGGTTCGTGCCGAACATCTTCCGCGCGCTGGGCCACCGCCCGGCCGAGCTGCGGGCGTTCCTCGACTACCACGACGCGCTGATGGACCGCTCCGACGGGCTGAGCAAGGCCGAGCGCGAACTCGTTGTGGTCGCCACCTCCGGCGCGAACCACTGCACCTACTGCGTGGTGGCGCACGGCGCGATCCTGCGCATCCGCGCGAAGGACCCCGAGCTGGCCGACCGCGTGTCCAGCAACCCGTGGCAGGTCGAGCTGGACGAGCGCGGCCGCGCGATCGTCGACCTGGCGCTCGCGCTCGCCCGCGATTCGGCGCGCTTCGGCGAGACCGAGCTGGCGGCCGCGCGTGCCGCCGGGCTGACCGAGGACGAGATCTGGGACGTCGGCGCCATCACCGCGCTCTTCGCCATGTCGAACCGGCTCGCGCACCTGACCGCGTTGCGCCCGAACGCCGAGTTCTTCACGATGGGCCGTTAG
- a CDS encoding protein-tyrosine phosphatase family protein, producing MSTIQLTGAIELPDGTWVRGRGLRRGAPEGDAPDHGLYLGTRMLRRRHGGHVTWPREWISWPDFLLPLDRRAAIARIRALHALAKDGRRVEVACGGGVGRTGTVVACLAQLAGVPAAESIAWTREHYQPRAVETPWQRTWVLRFLE from the coding sequence ATGAGCACGATCCAGCTGACCGGCGCCATCGAACTGCCCGACGGGACCTGGGTGCGCGGCCGGGGCCTGCGCCGCGGCGCGCCCGAGGGCGACGCCCCCGACCACGGCCTGTACCTGGGCACGCGGATGCTGCGCCGGCGCCACGGCGGGCACGTGACCTGGCCGCGGGAGTGGATCAGCTGGCCGGACTTCCTGCTGCCGCTGGACCGCCGCGCGGCGATCGCCCGCATCCGCGCCCTGCACGCCCTGGCCAAGGACGGCCGGCGCGTGGAGGTCGCCTGCGGTGGCGGGGTCGGCCGGACCGGCACCGTGGTGGCCTGCCTGGCCCAGCTGGCCGGTGTGCCCGCGGCCGAGTCGATCGCCTGGACGCGCGAGCACTACCAGCCGCGCGCGGTCGAAACGCCGTGGCAGCGCACCTGGGTGCTCCGGTTCCTGGAGTGA
- a CDS encoding alpha/beta fold hydrolase, with translation MPIAHAPDGVELYYEVHGDGERVLVLLAGQANNHHWWDSARPDFDPYFRTVTYDHRGLGRSGKPDDDSYSTRGFANDVVAILDHLGVASADVYGTSMGGRVAQWLAADHPGRVGGLVLGCTSPGLPHGLERDREVKRALGQRDAAAARRALLELMYTPEWLATHPGPYRTLGDRDMPPHARRAHLLASAQHNSWDALPGITAPTLVVHGTDDVFNPAANAPLLAERIPGAELHLIPGARHAYFEEFREVASPLVLDFLTAG, from the coding sequence ATGCCCATCGCGCACGCGCCGGACGGCGTCGAGCTGTACTACGAGGTGCACGGCGACGGCGAACGGGTGCTGGTGCTGCTGGCCGGGCAGGCGAACAACCACCACTGGTGGGACAGCGCCCGCCCGGACTTCGACCCGTACTTCCGCACCGTGACCTACGACCACCGCGGGCTCGGCCGCAGCGGCAAGCCGGACGACGACTCCTACAGCACCAGGGGGTTCGCGAACGACGTGGTGGCCATCCTGGACCACCTCGGGGTGGCCAGCGCCGACGTGTACGGCACCTCGATGGGCGGCCGGGTGGCGCAGTGGCTGGCCGCGGACCACCCCGGCCGGGTGGGCGGGCTGGTGCTCGGCTGCACCTCCCCCGGGCTGCCGCACGGCCTCGAACGCGACCGCGAGGTCAAGCGCGCGCTCGGCCAGCGCGACGCCGCCGCGGCCCGGCGGGCTTTGCTCGAACTCATGTACACGCCGGAGTGGCTCGCCACGCACCCCGGCCCGTACCGCACGCTGGGTGACCGGGACATGCCGCCGCACGCGCGCCGCGCGCACCTGCTGGCCAGCGCCCAGCACAACAGCTGGGACGCGCTGCCCGGCATCACCGCGCCCACGCTCGTCGTGCACGGCACCGACGACGTGTTCAACCCGGCGGCCAACGCTCCCCTGCTCGCGGAGCGGATCCCCGGCGCGGAACTGCACCTGATCCCCGGCGCCCGGCACGCCTACTTCGAGGAGTTCCGCGAGGTCGCGAGCCCGCTGGTGCTGGACTTCCTGACCGCCGGGTAG
- a CDS encoding response regulator: MSDRPSADQLFAGPGETRARLRGTDWAATPLGPVEDWPVELRGAIRTVLPSNIPMLLWWGPELVQIFNDAYTPVLGDKYPAAIGQPGAECWAEVWDQLGPLAQGVLDGGGATYTEKQQLFLRRHGYLEETYWTFSYSPVYAEDGSVAGVFVATTDVTVAVLAERRMEILRRLGTIDLTDAETTAPAAAAIRILSDNPADLPVVAISLRGDGTGEAPEFRLESGEAVRLVEYPLIATGLPEPVGELVVGISPYREFDESYRGFLELVAARVTAIVNDALAYQTERHRAVALAELDAAKTRFFQNVSHEFRTPLTLLLGPLEALLDEGGLPPDQQRSMTEALRAARRLKRLVDTLLDVATAEAGRLRARREPADPARLTAECVAMFGSAAEQAGLELRVDLGERTGAVAELDQEMWARIVLNLLSNALKFTRRGSIELGLAVRDEQLVLTVADTGTGIPAAELDHVFDRFHRVENAAGRTAEGAGIGLSLVSDLASAMDGTVTVTSEPGAGSTFTVSVPWRPVDAEPAPPTVAASVGAGFAEEAEQWLRPQETEIADGEARVLLVEDNADMRAHILRLLGTQGWAVDVAADVDGALARIAERKPHLVLSDVMLPGRDGLSLLRELREDPATARLPVMLLTARAGAESAVDGLSHGADDYITKPFHPGELIARVRVNLELSWLREKLIAAGAREAEDLRKALDTRSTVSEAVGLVMAAFRCDADTAFDKLVSFSQSRNVKVRAIAAEVVADFTATIGEDDDEATVTDAGSRP, translated from the coding sequence ATGAGCGACAGACCGTCGGCGGACCAGCTCTTCGCCGGCCCGGGGGAAACCCGTGCTCGTCTGCGCGGCACCGACTGGGCGGCCACCCCGCTGGGCCCGGTCGAGGACTGGCCGGTCGAGCTGCGCGGCGCGATCCGCACGGTGCTGCCCTCGAACATCCCGATGCTCCTGTGGTGGGGCCCGGAACTGGTGCAGATCTTCAACGACGCCTACACCCCGGTGCTCGGCGACAAGTACCCCGCCGCGATCGGGCAGCCCGGCGCCGAGTGCTGGGCCGAGGTCTGGGACCAGCTCGGCCCGCTCGCCCAGGGCGTGCTCGACGGCGGCGGCGCCACCTACACCGAGAAGCAGCAACTTTTCCTGCGCCGCCACGGTTATCTCGAAGAGACGTACTGGACCTTCTCCTACAGCCCGGTCTACGCCGAGGACGGCTCGGTGGCCGGGGTTTTCGTCGCCACCACCGACGTCACCGTGGCGGTGCTGGCCGAGCGGCGGATGGAGATCCTGCGGCGGCTCGGCACCATCGACCTGACCGACGCCGAAACCACGGCGCCCGCCGCGGCGGCGATCCGCATTCTCAGCGACAACCCGGCCGACCTGCCGGTGGTGGCGATCTCCCTGCGCGGTGACGGCACCGGCGAAGCACCCGAGTTCCGGCTCGAATCGGGCGAAGCCGTCCGGCTCGTCGAGTACCCGCTGATCGCGACCGGCCTGCCGGAGCCGGTCGGCGAGCTGGTCGTCGGGATCAGCCCGTACCGCGAGTTCGACGAGTCCTACCGTGGTTTCCTGGAGCTGGTCGCCGCGCGGGTCACCGCGATCGTGAACGACGCGCTGGCCTACCAGACCGAACGCCACCGCGCCGTGGCACTGGCCGAGCTCGACGCGGCCAAGACCCGGTTCTTCCAGAACGTCAGCCACGAGTTCCGCACCCCGCTCACCCTGCTGCTCGGCCCGCTGGAGGCGCTGCTGGACGAGGGCGGCCTGCCCCCGGACCAGCAGCGGTCGATGACCGAGGCGCTCCGCGCGGCCCGGCGGCTGAAGCGGCTGGTGGACACCCTGCTCGACGTCGCCACCGCCGAGGCGGGCCGGTTGCGGGCGCGCCGGGAACCCGCCGACCCGGCGCGGCTGACCGCCGAATGCGTGGCCATGTTCGGCTCCGCCGCCGAGCAGGCCGGGCTGGAGCTGCGGGTGGACCTGGGCGAGCGGACCGGCGCGGTGGCCGAGCTGGACCAGGAGATGTGGGCCAGGATCGTGCTCAACCTGCTGTCCAACGCGCTCAAGTTCACCCGTCGCGGCTCGATCGAACTCGGCCTCGCGGTGCGGGACGAGCAGCTGGTGCTGACCGTGGCCGACACCGGGACCGGCATCCCGGCGGCCGAGCTGGACCACGTCTTCGACCGGTTCCACCGGGTCGAAAACGCCGCCGGGCGGACCGCTGAGGGCGCGGGCATCGGCCTGTCCCTGGTCTCCGACCTGGCCTCGGCGATGGACGGCACGGTCACCGTGACCAGCGAGCCGGGGGCGGGGAGCACCTTCACCGTCTCCGTGCCGTGGCGGCCGGTGGACGCCGAACCCGCGCCGCCGACGGTGGCCGCGAGCGTCGGCGCCGGGTTCGCCGAGGAGGCCGAGCAGTGGCTCCGCCCCCAGGAGACCGAGATCGCCGACGGCGAGGCCCGCGTCCTGCTGGTCGAGGACAACGCCGACATGCGCGCGCACATCCTGCGCCTGCTGGGCACGCAGGGCTGGGCGGTGGACGTGGCGGCCGACGTGGACGGCGCGCTGGCCCGGATCGCCGAGCGGAAACCGCACCTGGTGCTCAGCGACGTGATGCTGCCCGGCCGCGACGGCCTCTCGCTGCTGCGCGAACTGCGCGAAGATCCGGCCACCGCCCGGCTGCCGGTCATGCTGCTCACCGCCCGCGCCGGCGCGGAGTCCGCTGTGGACGGTCTGAGCCACGGCGCAGACGACTACATCACCAAGCCGTTCCACCCCGGCGAGCTGATCGCCAGGGTGCGGGTCAACCTGGAGCTGTCGTGGCTGCGGGAGAAGCTGATCGCGGCCGGTGCGCGCGAAGCCGAGGACCTGCGCAAGGCGCTGGACACCCGGAGCACGGTCAGCGAGGCGGTCGGCCTGGTGATGGCGGCGTTCCGGTGCGACGCGGACACCGCCTTCGACAAGCTGGTCAGCTTCTCGCAGAGCCGCAACGTCAAGGTCCGCGCCATCGCCGCCGAGGTGGTGGCCGACTTCACCGCCACCATCGGCGAGGACGACGACGAGGCAACGGTCACGGATGCAGGCTCGCGCCCTTGA
- a CDS encoding sugar phosphate isomerase/epimerase, with amino-acid sequence MPRFGCQEQLLPGATLERKWEFAQEAGYHAIELRGRGDYALLDRLPELRRAAASGVVMPTVCVEMSHFFGAFDPELRADAIAQLKSQLSVVAELGGQGVMTPASYGMFSRRLPPFEPPRGEAEDREVLLAGLTELGEHAATEGVHLYLEPLNRYEDHLVNRLAQAAELIDETGLDSIRIAADTYHMNIEEDDPVTALTRAGDHLGHVHVSESNRAQPGTGHVDWPGVLGALAAIGYPGYLTLECRLRGEPAEALRSVPSFLRRAS; translated from the coding sequence GTGCCCCGATTCGGCTGTCAGGAACAGTTGCTGCCAGGAGCGACACTGGAGCGGAAGTGGGAGTTCGCCCAGGAAGCCGGCTACCACGCGATCGAACTGCGGGGCCGCGGTGACTACGCGCTGCTCGACCGCCTGCCCGAACTGCGGCGCGCGGCGGCGTCCGGCGTGGTCATGCCGACCGTCTGCGTGGAGATGTCCCACTTCTTCGGCGCCTTCGACCCGGAACTGCGGGCCGACGCCATCGCGCAGCTGAAGTCCCAGCTGTCCGTGGTCGCCGAACTCGGCGGGCAGGGCGTGATGACCCCGGCGTCGTACGGCATGTTCTCGCGCCGCCTGCCGCCGTTCGAGCCGCCGCGAGGGGAGGCCGAAGACCGCGAGGTGCTGCTCGCCGGGCTCACCGAACTGGGCGAGCACGCCGCCACCGAGGGCGTCCACCTCTACCTCGAACCGCTCAACCGCTACGAGGACCACCTGGTCAACCGGCTCGCGCAGGCCGCCGAGCTGATCGACGAGACCGGGCTGGACTCGATCCGGATCGCCGCGGACACCTACCACATGAACATCGAGGAGGACGACCCCGTCACCGCGCTGACCAGGGCCGGGGACCACCTCGGGCACGTCCACGTCAGCGAGTCGAACCGGGCCCAGCCGGGTACCGGGCACGTCGACTGGCCGGGGGTGCTCGGCGCGCTGGCCGCGATCGGCTACCCGGGTTACCTGACCCTGGAGTGCCGCCTGCGCGGCGAACCGGCCGAGGCGCTGCGCTCGGTGCCGTCGTTCCTGCGGCGGGCCTCATGA
- a CDS encoding MFS transporter produces MPAVFCITLGIFSLVTTEILPIGLLTAIAREFGVTDGTAGLTMTLPGLLAAIAAPVVTTATGRLDRRVVLCALVLLLAFADFLAAVAPAYPVLLASRVLVGLAIGAFWSVGAGLAPRLVAPERAGTAKAVIFSAVPLGSVLGVPAGTLLGELAGWRTAFTVLGVLTTALFLAMLACLPPLPAHEVTRAAVLGGLLRRGSVLTGLAVTFLIVLAHFGAYTYVTPFLLEVTRLDSGAITVFLLVYGIAGIAGNFLAGSTVDERPRRTFAAVASLLAAATALLPVLGGTPAGALALLALWGLAYGAVPVCSQTWFAKAAPEAPEAATVLFTASFQATIAAGAWLGGLAVDAFSPSVVMVLGGVVATAAALFVLQRPVNRPGVTPR; encoded by the coding sequence ATGCCCGCGGTTTTCTGCATAACACTGGGAATTTTCTCGCTCGTCACCACGGAGATCCTGCCGATCGGCCTGCTCACCGCGATCGCGCGCGAGTTCGGCGTCACGGACGGCACGGCCGGGCTGACGATGACCCTGCCCGGCCTGCTCGCGGCGATCGCCGCGCCGGTGGTCACCACCGCGACCGGCCGCCTCGACCGGCGGGTGGTGTTGTGCGCTTTGGTGCTGCTGCTGGCTTTCGCCGACTTCCTCGCCGCCGTCGCCCCCGCCTATCCCGTGCTGCTGGCGTCCAGGGTGCTGGTCGGGCTGGCGATCGGCGCGTTCTGGTCGGTGGGCGCCGGGCTGGCGCCCCGGCTGGTCGCGCCGGAGCGCGCGGGCACGGCCAAGGCGGTGATCTTCTCGGCGGTCCCGCTCGGCTCGGTGCTCGGGGTGCCCGCCGGAACGTTGCTCGGCGAGCTGGCGGGCTGGCGCACGGCCTTCACCGTGCTGGGCGTGCTGACCACGGCCCTGTTCCTCGCCATGCTCGCCTGCCTGCCCCCGCTGCCCGCGCACGAGGTGACCAGGGCGGCGGTGCTGGGCGGGCTGCTGCGGCGGGGGAGTGTCCTCACCGGACTGGCGGTGACCTTCCTGATCGTGCTCGCGCACTTCGGCGCCTACACCTACGTGACCCCGTTCCTGCTCGAGGTCACCCGGCTCGACTCCGGCGCGATCACCGTTTTCCTGCTGGTGTACGGGATCGCGGGGATCGCCGGGAACTTCCTCGCCGGATCCACTGTGGACGAACGACCGCGCCGGACGTTCGCCGCGGTCGCTTCGCTCCTCGCCGCCGCCACCGCGCTGCTTCCCGTGCTGGGCGGCACCCCGGCCGGCGCGCTCGCGCTGCTGGCGCTGTGGGGGCTGGCCTACGGCGCGGTACCGGTGTGCTCCCAGACCTGGTTCGCCAAGGCCGCACCGGAGGCGCCCGAGGCCGCGACCGTGTTGTTCACCGCGTCCTTCCAGGCCACCATCGCCGCCGGTGCCTGGCTCGGCGGGCTGGCCGTGGACGCGTTCTCGCCGTCGGTGGTGATGGTGCTCGGCGGGGTGGTGGCCACCGCGGCCGCGCTGTTCGTCCTCCAGCGGCCGGTGAACCGCCCCGGCGTGACGCCGAGGTGA
- a CDS encoding DUF2000 domain-containing protein encodes MTAARFDTKIAVLLRNDLESWQRLNVTAFLSSAVAGADPGLIGEPYADADGTEYLAMFRQPVLVFTGDAELLTTAHGRALSRGLKLAVFTEELFSTGNDTDNRAAVAAVPAEKLNLVGIALHGPKNAVDKVIKGASLHP; translated from the coding sequence GTGACCGCCGCCCGGTTCGACACGAAGATCGCCGTCCTGCTGCGCAACGACCTGGAGTCGTGGCAGCGGCTCAACGTCACCGCGTTCCTCAGCAGCGCGGTCGCCGGGGCCGACCCCGGCCTGATCGGCGAGCCCTACGCCGACGCCGACGGCACCGAGTACCTGGCCATGTTCCGCCAGCCGGTGCTGGTCTTCACCGGGGACGCCGAACTGCTGACCACCGCGCACGGCCGCGCGCTCTCACGCGGGCTGAAGCTCGCCGTGTTCACCGAGGAGTTGTTCAGCACCGGCAACGACACGGACAACCGGGCCGCGGTCGCCGCCGTGCCCGCGGAGAAGCTGAACCTGGTCGGGATCGCGCTGCACGGGCCGAAGAACGCCGTGGACAAGGTGATCAAGGGCGCGAGCCTGCATCCGTGA